The following proteins come from a genomic window of Acidimicrobiales bacterium:
- a CDS encoding ester cyclase, which yields MSAGQVASNKATLSRLHDALNSGDEELISTAIDEVFDPDVRIGTPVPIGATGAQALKQVWATLLRAYPDLHVTLEDLFGAEDKLVARNTVTGTHQGEYLGVPPTGKSVTYNEMFIARFADGRIAETWGVVDLLSQMKQLAAIPG from the coding sequence GCTCAGCCGCCTCCACGATGCCCTCAACAGCGGGGATGAAGAGCTCATCTCCACCGCGATCGACGAGGTCTTCGACCCGGACGTGCGCATCGGGACCCCGGTGCCGATCGGGGCGACCGGCGCGCAGGCGCTCAAGCAGGTGTGGGCGACTCTTCTTCGGGCGTATCCCGACCTGCACGTCACCCTCGAGGACCTGTTCGGCGCGGAAGACAAGCTCGTCGCCCGGAACACGGTTACCGGAACCCACCAGGGCGAGTACTTGGGCGTGCCGCCCACCGGCAAGTCCGTCACCTACAACGAGATGTTCATCGCCCGCTTCGCCGACGGCCGCATCGCCGAGACCTGGGGCGTCGTCGACCTGCTCTCACAGATGAAGCAGCTCGCCGCAATCCCGGGCTAG